In the genome of Spirochaetia bacterium, one region contains:
- a CDS encoding FAD-binding protein — protein MYTDENMLASIEKVEAARQNNAVLEPKRMDADEKDTLLQTFHPDYIQNQFAKLEIGPNKGEKAPLELVDLLQGKSRVKENQFNLDNPDYDVDVLIIGGGGAGTAAAIEAIGTGAKVLVATKLRMGDANTMMAEGGIQAADGPNDSPAIHYLDAYGGGHFAAKPELLYKLVTEAPEAIQWLNGLGVEFDKRADGTMVTTHGGGTSRKRMHAAKDYSGAEIMRTLRDEAINRGVTIVDFTAAIELLLDNEGKAAGAVLLNMETGEHLIAKSKTVIIATGGAGRLHYQGFPTSNHYGATADGLIIAYRAGAKLLYQDTLQYHPTGAAFPEQIFGALVTEKVRSLGAKLVNKDGVVFMHPLETRDVTAASVIRECKERKMGIETPSGGQGVWLDTPMIELKGGEGTIERRIPAMLRMFSKYDIDIRKEPILVYPTLHYQNGGIDINADCMSNIENLYVAGEAVGGIHGRNRLMGNSLLDTVVFGRDAGRNAALHAKDVKVGKLSLHHITKFEEERTKAGITSETLSPKLLPSYTHKKK, from the coding sequence ACTGGAAATCGGACCGAACAAAGGTGAAAAAGCTCCGCTTGAACTTGTTGACTTGCTACAGGGAAAAAGCCGTGTCAAAGAAAATCAATTCAACCTTGACAATCCTGACTATGATGTCGATGTGTTGATTATAGGCGGCGGCGGTGCCGGTACTGCTGCAGCCATTGAGGCAATCGGTACCGGGGCAAAAGTCTTGGTAGCTACAAAGCTTAGGATGGGAGATGCCAACACAATGATGGCAGAAGGAGGCATCCAAGCTGCCGATGGACCAAACGACAGTCCTGCAATCCACTATCTGGATGCATACGGCGGCGGGCATTTTGCAGCAAAACCTGAACTTCTTTACAAGTTGGTCACGGAAGCTCCAGAAGCAATCCAATGGCTCAATGGTTTAGGCGTCGAGTTCGATAAAAGAGCAGACGGCACTATGGTCACGACTCATGGCGGTGGTACAAGTCGCAAGCGTATGCATGCCGCAAAAGACTATTCTGGTGCTGAAATTATGCGCACACTACGTGATGAAGCCATCAATCGTGGTGTTACCATCGTCGACTTCACTGCAGCAATAGAATTACTTCTTGATAACGAAGGCAAGGCTGCAGGAGCCGTACTCCTCAACATGGAAACAGGTGAACACCTGATTGCAAAATCTAAGACAGTCATCATTGCAACAGGAGGTGCAGGACGGTTACATTACCAAGGTTTTCCTACTTCCAACCATTACGGGGCAACAGCTGATGGCTTGATCATTGCATATCGCGCAGGAGCAAAATTACTTTATCAGGATACACTTCAATACCATCCTACGGGCGCAGCTTTCCCTGAACAGATCTTCGGAGCTTTGGTGACAGAAAAAGTCCGGTCACTAGGAGCAAAACTTGTTAACAAAGATGGAGTAGTTTTCATGCATCCGCTGGAAACAAGAGATGTCACGGCTGCTTCCGTCATCAGAGAATGCAAAGAACGCAAAATGGGTATCGAGACCCCCAGCGGCGGTCAGGGTGTATGGCTTGATACTCCAATGATTGAACTGAAAGGTGGCGAAGGTACTATCGAAAGACGGATTCCTGCAATGCTCAGGATGTTCAGCAAGTATGACATTGATATCAGAAAGGAACCAATCTTGGTTTATCCTACTTTGCATTACCAAAATGGTGGCATCGATATCAATGCAGATTGTATGAGCAATATTGAGAATCTCTATGTTGCAGGAGAAGCTGTAGGTGGTATTCATGGCCGAAACCGGTTGATGGGAAATTCTCTTCTCGATACAGTAGTGTTCGGCAGGGACGCAGGTCGCAACGCTGCGCTTCATGCCAAGGATGTAAAGGTTGGCAAGCTTTCGCTTCACCATATCACAAAATTTGAAGAAGAGCGAACCAAGGCAGGAATAACCTCCGAGACGTTAAGTCCAAAATTACTGCCTTCCTACACTCACAAGAAGAAATAG
- a CDS encoding (2Fe-2S) ferredoxin domain-containing protein, translated as MKIELCLGSSCHVKGAQNILKLLKEAIKAHNLENKVTLAGTLCLGHCGEPGANLKIGEEIITGITKDNFDEFFKNKVIKPLATAE; from the coding sequence ATGAAAATAGAACTATGCTTAGGGTCTTCCTGCCACGTCAAAGGAGCCCAAAATATACTGAAATTGCTTAAAGAAGCCATCAAAGCCCATAATTTGGAAAACAAAGTTACGCTTGCTGGAACCTTGTGTCTAGGGCATTGTGGTGAACCGGGAGCAAATCTAAAGATCGGTGAAGAAATTATTACAGGTATCACAAAAGACAACTTTGATGAGTTCTTCAAAAACAAGGTAATAAAGCCTTTGGCAACTGCCGAGTAG